Below is a window of Desmonostoc muscorum LEGE 12446 DNA.
AAAACGGCTGGTGGTAAGGCAATGTGGCATGTGGAGCAATTTTCCAAATACAGTTCTTGGCCTAGTTGGTACTGTGCTGGTACTACATCAACTGTGCCAATTTCGGCGCTGGGAGTGGCACTTTGGGCGTTAGTTACTAAGGCTAAAAGCCAGCCCATAGCTAGACTCCAGGTGATAATCACTAAAAGTAGACCGAAAAATTGGCGTTTGAATTCGCGTTCGGCGCTTTGTCGTAGCGCTTGGCTATCGCTATTTAGCGATCGCTTTTCCCCATCACGGGATTTCCGCTTAACAAAAATTGACATTCCTCACATTCCCAGATTTTTAGAAGTGGCGCTTGTGTTAATCATAGGACTTACGCAGTATTAGGAGTGTTTTTTTGATTCTGCGTAAGTATTTTTGACAAGGAATATGGCGATCGCATGTGTGGGATACATCAAATATTTGTACAGCATACTACTGCTG
It encodes the following:
- a CDS encoding cytochrome C — its product is MSIFVKRKSRDGEKRSLNSDSQALRQSAEREFKRQFFGLLLVIITWSLAMGWLLALVTNAQSATPSAEIGTVDVVPAQYQLGQELYLENCSTCHIALPPAVFPTQTWKNLLEDSQHYGAQLKPLVDPPRILVWKYLSTFSRVKLNDEETPYRLNNSRYFKALHPEVKLPRPLEIGSCLSCHPSASDYNFRRLSPEWENSN